From one Erythrobacter sp. HKB08 genomic stretch:
- the secA gene encoding preprotein translocase subunit SecA has protein sequence MLKALGKTLFGSANDRYVKSIGKVVEQINALEPQIQELTDEELKAQTDKFRQQLADGQTLDDILPEAFATVREASIRVLGMRHFDVQMIGGIVLHRGEIAEMRTGEGKTLVATLATYLNAIEGKGVHVVTVNDYLARRDAEWMGQLHNFLGLTVGVIVPNLNEFERREAYASDITYGTNNEFGFDYLRDNMKHERSQMVQRPFNFAIVDEVDSILIDEARTPLIISGPTEDKSDLYVALDEIVKKVPEDWYEKDEKTKNISWTEDGIEQAEQMLKDAGLLETDNLYDVENTQVVHHLDQALKANIMFKRDTDYILKDDKVVIIDEFTGRMMDGRRWSNGLHQAVEAKEGVKIEPENQTMASITFQNYFRMYPKLSGMTGTAATEAGEFWEIYKMNVVTIPTHKPVSRIDEEDEFYKNTADKFQAIAKAIREKNEIGQPVLVGTVSIEKSELLSQYLDKEGVKHEVLNARQHEREAHIVAQAGRLGAVTIATNMAGRGTDIQLGGNLEFRIEDETGQMEDGPEKDAAIARIKEEVAGEKKKVLEAGGLFVLGTERHESRRIDNQLRGRSGRQGDPGLSRFYLCLEDDLLRIFGPDTLFAKMMNSNLEDGEAIGSRWLSKAIETAQKKVEARNYDIRKQVVEYDDVMNDQRKVIYEQRAEIMDSEAVDDVVVDMRHDAIQALVYEHCPPGSYPEQWNVEGLKEKVEEVLGLTPPLDQWLEEDQVEPEIIEERLRQQTDEIMERKFANAEPGIWRRVEKSILLDRLDHHWKEHLATLDALRQVVFLRAYAQKQPINEYKQEAFSLFEKMLDTLREDVTGILVKSELRVPEPPKEKLPDLPDFLTGHIDPLTGLDNSNDGDGSEGQEAQFGALAGSPRAAAGPGGAFVEDPYKDQNISRNALCPCGSGNKYKHCHGAMR, from the coding sequence ATGCTCAAAGCACTCGGCAAAACCCTCTTCGGCTCGGCCAACGACCGCTATGTGAAGTCCATCGGCAAGGTCGTCGAGCAGATCAACGCGCTCGAACCGCAAATCCAGGAGCTCACCGACGAGGAGCTCAAGGCGCAGACCGACAAGTTCCGCCAGCAGCTCGCCGACGGTCAGACGCTCGACGACATCCTGCCCGAAGCTTTCGCCACCGTGCGCGAGGCATCGATCCGCGTGCTCGGCATGCGCCACTTCGACGTCCAGATGATCGGCGGCATCGTGCTCCACCGCGGCGAGATCGCCGAGATGCGCACGGGTGAGGGCAAGACGCTGGTTGCGACCCTTGCGACCTATCTCAACGCGATCGAAGGCAAGGGCGTCCACGTCGTCACCGTGAACGACTACCTCGCCCGCCGCGACGCGGAATGGATGGGCCAGCTGCACAATTTCCTCGGCCTGACGGTCGGCGTGATCGTGCCCAACCTCAACGAGTTCGAGCGCCGCGAGGCCTACGCCTCGGACATCACCTACGGCACGAACAACGAGTTCGGCTTCGATTACCTGCGCGACAACATGAAGCACGAGCGCAGCCAGATGGTGCAGCGCCCCTTCAACTTCGCGATCGTCGATGAAGTCGACTCGATCCTGATCGACGAAGCGCGCACCCCGCTGATCATCTCCGGCCCGACCGAGGACAAGTCCGACCTCTACGTCGCGCTCGACGAGATCGTGAAGAAGGTGCCGGAAGACTGGTACGAGAAGGACGAGAAGACCAAGAACATCTCGTGGACCGAGGACGGCATCGAACAGGCCGAGCAAATGCTCAAGGATGCCGGCCTCCTCGAGACCGACAACCTCTACGACGTCGAGAACACCCAGGTCGTCCACCACCTCGACCAGGCGCTCAAGGCGAACATCATGTTCAAGCGCGACACGGACTACATCCTGAAGGACGACAAGGTCGTCATCATCGATGAGTTCACCGGCCGCATGATGGATGGCCGCCGCTGGTCGAACGGCCTGCACCAGGCGGTCGAAGCGAAGGAAGGGGTCAAGATCGAGCCCGAGAACCAGACGATGGCCTCGATCACCTTCCAGAACTACTTCCGCATGTATCCCAAGCTGTCCGGCATGACCGGTACCGCCGCGACCGAGGCGGGCGAGTTCTGGGAAATCTACAAGATGAACGTCGTCACGATCCCGACCCACAAGCCGGTGTCGCGCATCGACGAGGAAGACGAGTTCTACAAGAACACTGCAGACAAATTCCAGGCGATCGCCAAGGCGATCCGCGAGAAGAACGAGATCGGCCAGCCGGTCCTCGTCGGCACCGTGTCGATCGAGAAGTCGGAACTGCTCAGCCAGTATCTCGACAAGGAAGGGGTGAAGCACGAGGTGCTCAACGCCCGCCAGCACGAGCGCGAGGCGCATATCGTGGCGCAGGCGGGCCGCCTCGGTGCGGTCACCATCGCGACCAACATGGCCGGGCGCGGCACCGACATCCAGCTGGGCGGCAACCTCGAGTTTCGTATCGAGGACGAAACTGGCCAGATGGAAGATGGTCCGGAAAAGGACGCCGCGATCGCGCGGATCAAGGAAGAGGTCGCAGGCGAGAAGAAGAAGGTGCTCGAAGCGGGCGGCCTGTTCGTGCTCGGCACCGAGCGTCACGAAAGTCGCCGCATCGACAACCAGCTGCGCGGCCGTTCGGGCCGTCAGGGCGACCCGGGCCTCAGCCGTTTCTACCTTTGCCTGGAAGACGACCTGCTGCGCATCTTCGGGCCGGACACGCTGTTCGCCAAGATGATGAACTCGAACCTCGAGGACGGCGAGGCGATCGGTTCGCGCTGGCTCTCCAAGGCCATCGAGACTGCGCAGAAAAAGGTCGAGGCGCGCAACTACGACATCCGCAAACAGGTCGTCGAATACGACGACGTGATGAACGACCAGCGCAAGGTCATCTACGAACAGCGCGCGGAGATCATGGACAGCGAGGCGGTCGACGATGTGGTCGTCGACATGCGCCACGATGCGATCCAGGCACTGGTCTACGAACACTGCCCGCCGGGGTCCTATCCCGAGCAGTGGAACGTCGAAGGGCTGAAGGAAAAGGTCGAGGAGGTGCTCGGCCTTACCCCGCCGCTCGACCAGTGGCTGGAAGAAGACCAGGTCGAACCGGAAATCATCGAGGAACGCTTGCGCCAGCAGACCGACGAGATCATGGAGCGCAAGTTCGCCAATGCCGAACCGGGCATCTGGCGCCGGGTCGAGAAGTCGATCCTGCTCGACCGTCTCGACCACCACTGGAAGGAACACCTCGCAACGCTCGACGCGCTGCGCCAAGTCGTCTTCCTGCGTGCCTATGCGCAGAAGCAGCCGATCAACGAGTACAAGCAGGAAGCCTTCAGCCTGTTCGAGAAGATGCTCGACACGCTGCGCGAGGACGTCACCGGCATTCTCGTAAAGAGCGAGCTGCGCGTGCCCGAGCCGCCGAAGGAAAAGCTGCCCGACCTGCCGGACTTCCTGACCGGCCACATCGATCCGCTGACCGGCCTCGACAATTCGAACGACGGCGATGGCTCCGAAGGCCAGGAAGCGCAGTTCGGCGCGCTCGCGGGTAGCCCGCGTGCGGCAGCAGGACCGGGCGGCGCATTCGTCGAGGATCCCTACAAGGACCAGAACATCAGTCGCAATGCGCTGTGCCCTTGCGGCTCGGGCAACAAGTACAAGCACTGCCACGGCGCGATGCGCTGA
- a CDS encoding NAD kinase, producing the protein MGSNHGFRRLALAISDTAKAQETAQELQDSCDWVPMEEADAVVALGGDGFMLATLHKMLDEGPIIPCYGINRGTVGFLMNKYRAGVKLLDKINRSRSIGISPLRMEAVTQDGEKHVECAINEVSLLRETRQTAKMEVIVDDRVRIKELVGDGVLVSTPAGSTAYNLSANGPILPLDSQLLALTPISAFRPRRWRGAILPDRSSIKFTVFEPDKRPVAAVADQKEVRDIAEVSIEIARDSELTLLFDPGHALDERIVAEQFVT; encoded by the coding sequence ATGGGCAGCAATCACGGCTTCCGGCGACTGGCCCTGGCCATATCGGACACCGCAAAAGCCCAGGAAACGGCGCAGGAATTGCAGGATTCGTGCGACTGGGTGCCGATGGAAGAGGCCGACGCGGTCGTGGCCCTCGGCGGCGACGGTTTCATGCTGGCGACCTTGCACAAGATGCTCGACGAGGGGCCGATCATCCCGTGTTACGGGATCAATCGCGGCACCGTCGGTTTCCTGATGAACAAGTACCGTGCGGGCGTGAAACTGCTCGACAAGATCAACCGCTCGCGCTCGATCGGCATTTCTCCCCTGCGCATGGAGGCGGTGACGCAGGACGGCGAGAAGCACGTCGAATGCGCGATCAACGAAGTCTCGCTGCTGCGTGAAACGCGCCAGACGGCGAAGATGGAAGTGATCGTCGACGACCGCGTGCGGATCAAGGAACTGGTGGGCGACGGCGTACTGGTTTCCACGCCGGCCGGCTCGACCGCCTACAACCTGTCGGCCAACGGTCCGATCCTGCCGCTCGATTCGCAGCTGCTCGCCCTCACCCCGATCAGCGCCTTCCGCCCGCGTCGCTGGCGCGGTGCGATCCTGCCCGACCGGTCGAGCATCAAGTTCACCGTGTTCGAGCCCGACAAGCGCCCAGTGGCCGCCGTCGCCGACCAGAAGGAAGTGCGCGACATCGCCGAGGTGAGCATCGAAATCGCCCGCGATTCGGAGCTGACCCTGCTGTTCGACCCCGGCCATGCGCTCGACGAACGCATCGTTGCAGAGCAGTTTGTCACCTGA
- a CDS encoding bifunctional diguanylate cyclase/phosphodiesterase → MDDARERDSLTGLGGPALAREKLLAWQEGTAQGGQPAPVHAMLLGLGRFHTVNIAFGEASGDGALIEVTRRIQHFADDEFEHADWAVVRMGGGQFLILAHEACSRERWQWLGEALADAVAHPIADDAGGGSIRLWPRVALIRVLPGEGPDLIFDRLAETLDRAQQIRGRRVLWADGEWTVPGVRAAKVEADLLGALDRGEISVRYQPQFSFGDDRLYGAEALASWEHPSLGRIGGSTLFAIAERADHVAQLSRHIAAQALAGALHWPEGLRLSVNVTPADLAAASFADEFLALVRRSGFAARRLTVEITEQVLLGDLEQARISLGKLKDAGVRIALDDFGAGFCNFRYLKILPLDYIKLDRSMIDGVAEDQRDLEVLRGIIAMAKALGLDVIAEGIETEAQLEIVRSEGCSSWQGFLGGKAEGRAVFNERANTPL, encoded by the coding sequence ATGGATGATGCACGCGAAAGGGACAGCCTGACAGGTCTCGGCGGACCGGCTTTGGCCCGTGAAAAGCTGCTCGCGTGGCAGGAGGGGACGGCGCAGGGCGGACAGCCTGCGCCGGTTCACGCCATGCTGCTGGGGCTCGGGCGGTTCCACACGGTCAACATCGCGTTCGGCGAGGCTAGCGGCGATGGCGCCCTGATCGAGGTCACGCGGCGCATCCAGCACTTCGCCGACGATGAATTCGAGCATGCCGACTGGGCGGTCGTGCGCATGGGCGGCGGGCAGTTCCTGATCCTCGCCCACGAGGCTTGCAGTCGCGAGCGTTGGCAGTGGCTCGGCGAAGCGCTGGCCGATGCCGTGGCGCACCCGATTGCCGACGATGCGGGCGGCGGCTCCATTCGCTTGTGGCCGCGCGTCGCGCTGATCCGCGTCCTGCCGGGTGAGGGGCCTGACCTGATCTTCGACCGGCTCGCGGAAACGCTCGACCGGGCACAGCAGATCCGCGGGCGCCGGGTCCTGTGGGCCGATGGCGAGTGGACCGTTCCCGGTGTTCGTGCGGCGAAGGTCGAAGCGGATTTGCTCGGCGCTCTCGACCGGGGTGAAATTAGCGTTCGCTACCAGCCGCAATTCTCTTTCGGGGATGACCGCCTGTATGGCGCAGAGGCGCTGGCAAGCTGGGAGCATCCGAGCCTCGGCAGGATCGGCGGATCGACGCTGTTCGCCATTGCCGAGCGGGCCGACCATGTCGCGCAGCTGTCGCGCCATATCGCGGCGCAGGCGCTTGCCGGCGCGCTGCACTGGCCGGAGGGGCTGCGCCTGTCTGTGAACGTCACGCCGGCCGACCTTGCAGCCGCCAGCTTCGCGGACGAATTCCTCGCGCTCGTGCGCCGCTCGGGCTTTGCAGCCAGAAGGCTGACGGTCGAGATTACCGAGCAGGTCCTGCTCGGCGATCTTGAGCAGGCGCGAATAAGCCTCGGCAAGCTGAAAGATGCGGGCGTCCGTATCGCGCTCGACGATTTCGGCGCGGGTTTCTGCAACTTCCGCTACCTCAAGATCCTGCCGCTCGACTACATCAAGCTCGACCGCTCGATGATCGACGGCGTGGCGGAGGATCAGCGCGACCTCGAAGTGCTGCGCGGTATCATCGCGATGGCGAAAGCGCTCGGCCTCGACGTGATTGCGGAGGGCATCGAAACCGAAGCCCAGCTCGAGATCGTCCGCAGCGAGGGCTGTTCGAGCTGGCAGGGCTTCCTCGGCGGCAAGGCCGAAGGACGCGCGGTCTTCAACGAAAGAGCGAATACGCCACTCTAG
- the mfd gene encoding transcription-repair coupling factor — translation MPDLNRILAAKQPLTLSSVARGAQPLVMADLARAAKGRAVFIAADDAAMRAVTDAAHFFAPELEVVEFPAWDCLPYDRASPALSVSARRLAALYRLQAGKTGSQLLVTTVNAVTQRVLTPFRIRESVREFKQGVEIGRESLSALLQRQGYSRTDTVVDKGEYAVRGSIVDIFPSSLDEGLRLDFFGDELESLRSFDPNTQMSTGVLKSHLLLPASEALLDEDSIKRFRSRYREMFGAAATQDPLYEAVSEGRRLAGMEHWLPLFEERMATLFDHLGDDDLLVIDSAALQAGEERLSDIADYFEQRKTASGQAKGSYRPLPQDALYLEHDEFGRELDAAPAHRATIFAEPDSAKVVDFGFSSARDFAPERARGDNIYEAAAKHLNAVLKSGKKPIFAAYSTGSRLRIASILSEAGAETKPAESWQEALGLAAKGSAVALVLPIDTGFANEQLELLTEQDVLGDRLVRRRKRKKDSDAFLAELQALGRGDLVVHVEHGIGKYLGLEPVPVGKSQHDCVMLEYRGGDKLYIPVENIDVLSRYGSSEEAVQLDRLGGEAWQKRRARLKERIREIAGELMKVAAERALRKAPVFEADEASYNQFVDRFPWEETDDQDRAIADVLRDLESGKPMDRLVCGDVGFGKTEVALRAAFVAAMNGQQVAVVAPTTLLARQHYTNFVERFSGFPLKIGRLSRLVPSKEMGETREGLEKGDIDIVVGTHAILSKSTKFKNLGLVIVDEEQRFGVTHKEKLKQLRSNVHMLTLTATPIPRTLQMAMTGLRELSTIQTPPVDRLAVRTYVMEWDDMVMREALLREHHRGGQSFIVVPRISDMEAVSDWLHEHVPEVKYVAAHGQMGAGEIEERMSAFYEGKYDVLLSTTIVESGLDLPSANTIIIHRADIFGLAQLYQLRGRVGRSKLRAYAYLTYEKNVALSEVAEKRLKVLGDLDSLGAGFQLASHDLDIRGAGNLLGDEQSGHIREVGFELYQSMLEDAILAAKAGAAGLEAKPESVSPQITVDAPIMIPEDYVPDLAVRMALYRRLNDAQDKAEIEAMAAEMIDRFGPLPDATANLVKLIEIKHQAIAANIAKIDVGPRGTLVTFHKDDFPDPAGLLAYVDRLKGTAKLRPDMKLVINRAWNDPQSRLNGLFQLTKGLSGVARKAKKAA, via the coding sequence ATGCCCGACCTCAACCGCATCCTCGCGGCGAAACAGCCCCTGACCCTGTCTTCCGTCGCCCGCGGTGCGCAGCCGCTGGTGATGGCCGACCTCGCGCGCGCGGCGAAGGGCCGCGCGGTGTTCATCGCGGCGGACGATGCGGCAATGCGGGCAGTGACCGATGCGGCGCACTTCTTCGCGCCCGAGCTCGAAGTCGTCGAATTCCCCGCGTGGGACTGCCTGCCTTACGACCGCGCCAGCCCGGCCCTTTCGGTCAGCGCACGGCGGTTGGCGGCGCTCTATCGCCTGCAGGCGGGCAAGACCGGCTCGCAGCTGCTCGTGACGACCGTGAACGCGGTCACCCAGCGCGTCCTCACCCCGTTCCGCATCCGCGAGAGCGTACGCGAGTTCAAGCAGGGCGTGGAGATCGGCCGCGAGAGCCTATCCGCCCTCCTCCAGCGACAGGGCTACAGCCGCACCGACACGGTGGTCGACAAGGGCGAATATGCCGTGCGCGGCTCGATCGTCGACATCTTCCCCTCGAGCCTCGACGAAGGGCTGCGCCTCGACTTTTTCGGCGACGAGCTGGAGAGCCTGCGCAGCTTCGATCCGAATACGCAAATGAGCACCGGCGTGCTTAAGTCGCACCTGCTGCTTCCGGCCAGCGAAGCGCTTCTCGACGAAGACAGCATCAAACGTTTCCGCAGCCGCTACCGCGAGATGTTCGGCGCCGCCGCCACGCAGGACCCACTTTACGAGGCGGTCAGCGAAGGCCGCAGGCTCGCCGGGATGGAACACTGGCTGCCGCTGTTCGAAGAGCGCATGGCGACCCTGTTCGACCATCTCGGCGACGACGACCTGCTGGTGATCGACAGCGCAGCGCTGCAGGCGGGCGAAGAGCGCCTGTCCGATATCGCCGACTATTTCGAGCAGCGCAAAACCGCCAGCGGACAGGCCAAGGGCAGCTATCGCCCGCTGCCGCAGGACGCGCTCTATCTCGAACACGACGAATTCGGGCGCGAGCTCGATGCCGCGCCCGCCCACCGCGCGACGATCTTCGCCGAGCCGGACAGCGCCAAAGTGGTCGATTTCGGCTTCAGTTCCGCACGCGACTTCGCGCCCGAGCGGGCCCGCGGCGACAATATCTACGAAGCGGCGGCCAAGCATCTTAACGCGGTCCTGAAATCGGGCAAGAAGCCGATCTTCGCCGCCTATTCGACCGGTAGCCGCTTACGCATCGCCTCGATCCTGTCGGAAGCCGGCGCGGAGACGAAGCCTGCCGAAAGCTGGCAGGAAGCGCTGGGGCTCGCGGCCAAGGGATCGGCAGTCGCGCTGGTCCTGCCGATCGATACCGGTTTCGCCAACGAGCAGCTTGAACTGCTGACCGAGCAGGACGTGCTCGGCGACCGCCTGGTGCGGCGCCGCAAGCGCAAGAAGGATTCCGATGCCTTCCTCGCCGAATTGCAGGCGCTCGGGCGCGGCGACCTCGTCGTCCATGTCGAGCACGGCATCGGCAAGTATCTCGGGCTGGAACCTGTCCCGGTCGGCAAGAGCCAGCACGACTGCGTGATGCTCGAATATCGCGGCGGCGACAAACTCTACATCCCGGTCGAGAATATCGACGTCCTCAGCCGCTACGGCAGCAGCGAAGAGGCCGTGCAGCTCGACCGCCTCGGCGGCGAAGCATGGCAGAAGCGCCGCGCCCGCCTGAAGGAGCGCATCCGCGAGATTGCCGGCGAACTGATGAAGGTCGCCGCCGAACGCGCGCTGCGCAAGGCACCGGTCTTCGAAGCGGACGAGGCCAGCTACAACCAGTTCGTCGACCGCTTTCCGTGGGAGGAAACCGACGACCAGGACCGCGCGATCGCCGACGTGCTGCGCGATCTCGAAAGCGGCAAGCCGATGGACCGGCTGGTCTGCGGCGATGTCGGCTTCGGCAAGACCGAGGTCGCCCTGCGCGCCGCATTCGTCGCGGCGATGAACGGCCAGCAGGTCGCCGTCGTCGCGCCGACCACCCTGCTCGCCCGCCAGCACTACACCAACTTCGTCGAACGCTTCTCCGGCTTCCCGCTCAAGATCGGGCGCCTCAGCCGTCTCGTACCGTCGAAGGAAATGGGCGAAACGCGCGAGGGCCTCGAAAAGGGCGATATCGATATCGTCGTAGGCACCCATGCGATTCTGTCGAAGAGCACCAAGTTCAAGAACCTGGGCCTCGTTATCGTCGACGAGGAGCAGCGCTTCGGGGTGACGCACAAGGAGAAGCTCAAGCAGCTGCGCTCCAACGTGCACATGCTGACCCTCACCGCGACGCCGATCCCGCGCACGTTGCAGATGGCGATGACCGGCCTGCGCGAGCTCTCCACCATCCAGACCCCGCCGGTCGACCGCCTCGCGGTGCGGACCTACGTCATGGAATGGGACGACATGGTGATGCGCGAGGCGCTGCTGCGCGAGCATCATCGCGGCGGGCAGAGCTTCATCGTCGTGCCGCGCATTTCCGACATGGAGGCTGTGTCCGACTGGCTCCATGAACACGTGCCGGAAGTGAAATACGTCGCCGCGCACGGCCAGATGGGCGCAGGCGAAATCGAAGAGCGCATGAGCGCCTTCTACGAGGGCAAGTACGACGTGCTGCTTTCGACCACGATCGTCGAATCCGGACTCGACCTGCCGAGCGCGAACACCATCATCATCCACCGCGCCGACATTTTCGGCCTCGCCCAGCTCTACCAGCTGCGTGGCCGCGTCGGCCGGTCCAAGCTGCGCGCCTACGCCTATCTCACCTACGAGAAGAACGTCGCTCTGTCCGAAGTCGCTGAAAAGCGTCTCAAGGTGCTGGGCGATCTCGACAGCCTCGGCGCAGGCTTTCAGCTTGCCAGCCACGACCTCGACATTCGCGGTGCAGGCAACCTGCTCGGCGACGAGCAGTCGGGCCACATCCGCGAGGTCGGGTTCGAACTCTACCAGTCGATGCTGGAAGACGCGATCCTGGCGGCAAAGGCAGGCGCGGCGGGTCTCGAAGCCAAGCCGGAGAGCGTCAGCCCGCAAATCACGGTCGATGCGCCGATCATGATCCCGGAAGACTACGTCCCCGACCTCGCCGTACGCATGGCGCTGTATCGCCGCCTAAACGATGCGCAGGACAAGGCCGAGATCGAAGCGATGGCAGCCGAGATGATCGACCGCTTCGGCCCGCTGCCCGATGCAACCGCGAACCTCGTCAAGCTGATCGAGATCAAGCACCAGGCGATTGCAGCCAACATTGCGAAGATCGACGTGGGTCCGCGCGGCACGCTCGTCACCTTCCACAAGGACGACTTCCCGGACCCGGCAGGACTGCTGGCCTATGTCGACCGCCTGAAGGGGACGGCCAAGCTGCGGCCGGACATGAAGCTGGTGATCAACCGTGCGTGGAACGACCCGCAGAGCCGCCTCAACGGCCTGTTCCAGCTGACAAAGGGTTTGAGCGGGGTTGCCCGCAAGGCGAAGAAGGCCGCCTGA
- a CDS encoding succinate dehydrogenase assembly factor 2, whose protein sequence is MPDNPQTPDMAERLARAKYRAWHRGTREADYMIGGFFDRYHARWGEAEMDWFEDLLAEDDVDVMAWALKTQPTPERFQGEMIELMQKLDYVEIPR, encoded by the coding sequence ATGCCCGATAATCCGCAGACACCCGACATGGCCGAACGCCTCGCCCGCGCGAAATACCGCGCATGGCACCGCGGCACGCGCGAAGCCGACTACATGATCGGCGGCTTTTTCGACCGCTATCATGCCCGTTGGGGCGAAGCGGAAATGGACTGGTTCGAAGACCTTCTCGCCGAAGACGACGTCGACGTCATGGCATGGGCGCTCAAGACCCAGCCGACGCCCGAACGCTTCCAGGGCGAGATGATCGAATTGATGCAAAAGCTCGATTACGTGGAGATCCCGCGCTGA
- the recG gene encoding ATP-dependent DNA helicase RecG, translating to MRPEILNPLFVETDALDGVGPKLRKPLEKLGLTRVKDVAYHLPERFVTRRPIETLDEGSEGEQVVIALTPTEHRAARNQRGPYRVLAQDSIGNICALTYFGRASYTAKKLLPVGEKRWVAGRLDRYGDMLQIVHPDHVLEESGASLARLCEPVYALSEGLTQPRVASLVAQALERLPDLPEWIEPGQFDKQKWPSWSDALKLAHKGEHEGARDRLAYDELLANSLALMLVRADNRRRKGQALKGNGSLRDKLQLPYELTGAQARSVREIEGDLAQEAPMLRLLQGDVGAGKTVVALEAMLIACEAGKQAALLAPTEILARQHFETLRAMARPTGVEVALLTGRDKGRARESILMGLMDGSIDIVVGTHAIFQDSVSYKDLALVVIDEQHRFGVAQRLQLASKGKAAPHTLAMTATPIPRTLTLAQYGEMDVSKLDEMPPGRQPIDTRVVSQERIADVVEAVGRHMEAGQQAYWVCPMVRENENEDIAAAEARYAALKERFGDAVVLVHGQLAPEMKDAAMEHFASGAASLLVATTVIEVGVDVPAATLMVIEQAERFGLAQLHQLRGRVGRGSEKSTCLLLRGDDLSETGRERLALMRETQDGFRLAEEDLRLRGGGELLGTRQSGDTPFRVASLEQITKLLPLAHDDARLLMERDGGLSGERGEAARVLLYLFERDWGVQLLRGG from the coding sequence ATGCGGCCCGAAATCCTCAACCCGCTGTTCGTGGAAACCGACGCGCTCGACGGCGTCGGGCCGAAGCTGCGCAAGCCGCTGGAAAAGCTCGGGCTGACGCGGGTGAAGGACGTCGCCTACCACCTGCCCGAACGCTTCGTGACGCGCCGTCCGATCGAGACGCTCGACGAGGGGAGCGAGGGCGAGCAGGTCGTCATCGCGCTTACCCCGACCGAGCATCGCGCCGCACGCAACCAGCGCGGCCCGTATCGCGTGCTGGCACAGGACAGCATCGGCAACATCTGCGCGCTGACCTATTTCGGACGTGCTTCCTACACCGCGAAAAAGCTTCTGCCGGTGGGCGAGAAGCGCTGGGTCGCCGGGCGGCTCGACCGGTATGGCGACATGCTCCAGATCGTCCACCCCGACCATGTGCTGGAAGAAAGCGGCGCGTCGCTCGCGCGGCTGTGCGAGCCGGTTTACGCGCTGTCCGAGGGGCTGACGCAGCCGAGGGTCGCGTCTCTCGTTGCACAGGCGCTCGAACGGCTGCCTGACCTGCCCGAGTGGATCGAGCCCGGACAGTTTGACAAGCAGAAATGGCCCAGCTGGTCCGATGCGCTCAAGCTGGCGCACAAGGGCGAGCACGAGGGCGCGCGCGACCGGCTCGCCTATGACGAATTGCTCGCCAACAGCCTCGCTCTCATGCTTGTGCGGGCGGACAACCGCCGGCGCAAGGGGCAGGCGCTGAAGGGCAACGGTTCGCTGCGGGACAAGCTGCAACTGCCCTACGAGCTGACGGGAGCGCAGGCGCGCAGCGTGCGCGAGATCGAGGGCGACCTCGCGCAGGAAGCGCCCATGCTGCGCCTGCTGCAGGGCGATGTCGGTGCGGGCAAGACGGTGGTCGCGCTCGAGGCGATGCTGATCGCCTGCGAGGCGGGCAAACAGGCGGCGCTCCTCGCTCCGACCGAAATCCTCGCCCGCCAGCATTTCGAGACATTGCGCGCGATGGCGCGGCCTACCGGTGTCGAGGTCGCGCTGCTCACCGGGCGCGACAAGGGCAGGGCGCGCGAAAGCATCCTGATGGGGCTCATGGACGGCAGCATCGACATCGTCGTCGGCACCCACGCGATTTTCCAAGACAGCGTGTCCTACAAGGACCTCGCGCTGGTCGTGATCGACGAGCAGCACCGCTTCGGTGTCGCCCAGCGGCTGCAACTGGCGAGCAAGGGCAAGGCCGCTCCGCATACGCTGGCGATGACCGCGACCCCGATCCCGCGCACGCTGACGCTCGCGCAATATGGTGAGATGGATGTGAGCAAGCTCGACGAGATGCCTCCGGGCCGCCAGCCGATCGACACGCGCGTCGTCTCGCAGGAGAGGATCGCGGACGTAGTCGAGGCGGTCGGGCGGCACATGGAAGCAGGCCAGCAGGCTTACTGGGTCTGCCCAATGGTCCGCGAGAACGAGAACGAGGATATCGCGGCGGCCGAGGCGCGATACGCAGCCCTGAAAGAGCGTTTCGGCGATGCGGTGGTGCTCGTCCATGGCCAGCTTGCACCGGAGATGAAGGACGCCGCGATGGAGCACTTCGCCAGCGGTGCGGCGAGCTTGCTGGTCGCCACGACCGTGATCGAGGTCGGCGTCGACGTTCCCGCCGCGACGCTGATGGTGATCGAACAGGCCGAACGCTTCGGCCTCGCACAGCTCCACCAGCTTCGCGGACGCGTCGGGCGGGGGAGCGAGAAGTCGACCTGCCTGCTGCTGCGCGGCGATGACCTGTCGGAAACCGGCCGCGAACGGCTGGCGCTGATGCGCGAGACGCAGGACGGGTTCCGGCTCGCCGAGGAAGACCTGCGCCTGCGCGGCGGCGGCGAATTGCTCGGCACGCGCCAATCGGGCGACACGCCGTTCCGCGTCGCCTCGCTCGAGCAGATCACCAAGCTGCTCCCGCTGGCGCATGACGATGCGCGGCTGCTGATGGAGCGCGACGGCGGCCTGTCGGGCGAACGCGGCGAGGCCGCGCGCGTGCTGCTCTACCTGTTCGAGCGCGACTGGGGCGTGCAGCTACTCAGGGGCGGCTAA